The following are encoded in a window of Desulfopila inferna genomic DNA:
- a CDS encoding DUF362 domain-containing protein: protein MHRVMIHPATYENCRKAVDRAFELFPQDITGKKVVIKPNVLRVSTAEEHIVTNPALLRAVVEKVEDMAPKEIIVGDNPGLFNYGDNENSFSKTGLMAAAKGYYKNLGDTSRNLAFNPEYMPEIGVSKEIMDADILISLPKFKTHGLTVMTGAIKNSYGILPGAQKARLHKLAGSPERFHEVVVEVFRLRVPDLFIMDAVVGMEGNGPASPDLREIGLVLAADNPVAMDAVVAKMMGLDPGRLRFLQKAKAFGLGDFDSGKIQIDGDFYVLPDFKLPPLGGEAIAGNCEIQKLMNARAEVKPKADPELCTACGACVEQCPVVALTMKDSLPEVDEAACIACFCCQEICPEKAMNLS, encoded by the coding sequence ATGCATCGTGTCATGATTCACCCGGCCACATATGAGAATTGCAGAAAAGCCGTCGACAGGGCGTTTGAGCTTTTCCCTCAGGATATCACCGGAAAAAAAGTCGTCATCAAGCCAAATGTGCTGCGGGTTTCCACCGCAGAAGAGCATATTGTCACCAACCCGGCACTATTGCGTGCGGTGGTTGAGAAAGTCGAGGACATGGCGCCAAAGGAGATTATAGTTGGAGACAATCCCGGTTTGTTTAATTATGGCGACAACGAAAACAGTTTTTCAAAGACCGGGTTGATGGCTGCTGCCAAAGGATATTACAAAAATCTAGGCGATACTTCGCGAAATCTTGCCTTTAATCCCGAATACATGCCTGAAATCGGGGTTTCAAAAGAGATCATGGATGCGGATATCCTGATCAGTCTGCCCAAGTTTAAAACGCACGGCCTGACCGTTATGACCGGAGCTATTAAAAATAGCTACGGCATCCTGCCCGGTGCCCAGAAGGCCAGGTTGCATAAACTGGCCGGATCTCCGGAGCGTTTTCATGAGGTTGTGGTCGAGGTTTTCCGGTTGCGGGTGCCCGATCTCTTTATCATGGATGCCGTGGTCGGCATGGAAGGCAATGGTCCGGCTTCTCCTGATCTGCGGGAGATCGGCCTGGTTCTTGCCGCGGACAACCCTGTGGCCATGGATGCTGTCGTTGCTAAAATGATGGGCCTTGATCCGGGTCGACTGCGTTTCCTGCAGAAGGCAAAGGCTTTCGGGCTTGGTGATTTTGATTCCGGGAAGATCCAAATCGATGGGGATTTTTATGTCCTGCCTGATTTCAAGCTGCCTCCGTTAGGCGGTGAAGCCATCGCCGGTAACTGTGAGATTCAGAAATTAATGAATGCCAGGGCCGAGGTCAAACCAAAAGCTGATCCCGAGCTATGCACAGCCTGCGGTGCCTGTGTCGAGCAGTGCCCCGTTGTCGCCCTTACCATGAAAGACAGTCTTCCCGAAGTGGATGAAGCTGCCTGTATTGCCTGTTTCTGCTGCCAGGAAATCTGTCCTGAAAAAGCGATGAACCTATCTTAA
- a CDS encoding MlaD family protein: MNKRLFFSFTLAPIFLVLLLIWGCVDKSLAIQVRFDEISGLQQDDGVYFEGNSIGKVGEISYTKQGDYLVELTIKPEFRNAATEDSKFFVGSDPTTQQDMAVIVLQEKSGGRVLEDGSIAQGSAGSGYLDKIISDLSKTTGVAEKEMRQVLERLQESLGAASQQLDSELEYRLGELSEKLREFKNEAQKVPESPKVKEFERSVKQFADEFEKARKDVRDHLRDEVIPQLRMELEELREKLKKEGRQDELEEIDKRVEEMITV; encoded by the coding sequence ATGAACAAAAGGCTCTTTTTTTCTTTTACCCTTGCTCCCATATTCCTGGTGCTTCTGTTGATCTGGGGATGTGTCGATAAATCCTTGGCCATCCAGGTTCGTTTTGATGAAATATCAGGACTGCAACAGGATGACGGCGTGTATTTCGAGGGAAATAGCATCGGTAAGGTAGGGGAAATTTCATATACCAAGCAAGGCGATTACCTGGTCGAGTTAACCATAAAACCAGAGTTCAGAAATGCGGCCACGGAAGATTCGAAGTTTTTTGTCGGCAGCGATCCCACAACGCAACAGGATATGGCCGTTATCGTCCTGCAGGAAAAATCCGGCGGCAGGGTTCTGGAAGATGGCAGCATCGCGCAGGGTTCCGCAGGATCGGGCTATCTTGACAAAATCATCAGTGATCTGAGCAAAACCACCGGAGTAGCCGAAAAGGAAATGCGTCAGGTCCTGGAACGGCTGCAGGAATCTCTGGGTGCGGCATCACAACAGCTCGACTCAGAGCTGGAATACAGGCTCGGAGAACTTTCCGAAAAACTGCGGGAATTTAAAAACGAAGCACAAAAAGTGCCGGAGTCTCCGAAGGTAAAGGAATTTGAGAGGTCTGTTAAGCAATTTGCCGATGAATTCGAAAAAGCCCGGAAAGATGTTCGCGATCATCTCCGCGATGAAGTGATTCCGCAGCTGCGCATGGAACTGGAGGAGCTCCGTGAAAAATTAAAAAAAGAAGGACGGCAGGATGAGCTGGAAGAGATAGATAAACGGGTCGAGGAGATGATCACGGTGTAG
- a CDS encoding hybrid sensor histidine kinase/response regulator, with the protein MKKPSEQETRDLLRSKIIGLGEKSIRKSYYPELQQRIAELEKTNRELFEEVAERRKAEKINDKLEEQLRQAMKMEAIGTLAGGIAHDFNNILTAIIGYTDLAQLHIAEGCKQEHCPVHDDLARLLEAGHRARDLIRQILTFSRQQKHENVPVQLSVIVREAMNMLSSTIPASIEIRENILNDDDYIMADPTQMHQIIMNLCTNGYHAMREKGGTLSVNLIQTEIDKDDLRVGRLHLQPGPYVVLEISDTGVGMDRNVLERIFDPYFTTRGESGGTGMGLAVVHGIVREHSGHISAYSEPGEGTTFRVYFPQIIGSVSRHVITQNKPLPGGRERILLVDDEEIVLNLEKSLLEKLGYSITAFQSPIEALEFFKRHGSSFDLVMTDMTMPKMNGAEFTKEILKYRPNIPVVICTGFSELINEEKARTIGACKYVMKPFILREIAAALRAVLDGGDADESPE; encoded by the coding sequence ATGAAGAAGCCCTCTGAGCAGGAAACCAGAGACCTGCTGAGAAGCAAGATAATCGGATTAGGGGAAAAATCGATTCGCAAAAGCTATTACCCCGAACTGCAGCAGAGAATAGCGGAGCTGGAAAAGACCAATAGGGAACTTTTTGAAGAAGTGGCGGAGCGGAGAAAAGCCGAAAAGATAAACGACAAGCTTGAGGAACAGCTTCGCCAGGCCATGAAGATGGAGGCAATTGGTACACTTGCCGGAGGAATTGCCCACGACTTCAACAATATCCTGACTGCAATAATCGGCTACACTGATCTTGCTCAACTGCACATCGCCGAGGGCTGCAAGCAGGAACATTGTCCTGTTCATGATGATCTGGCAAGACTCCTGGAGGCCGGGCACAGGGCACGGGATCTGATCAGGCAGATACTGACATTCAGCCGTCAGCAGAAACATGAAAACGTGCCAGTACAGCTCAGCGTGATCGTCAGGGAAGCCATGAATATGTTGAGTTCGACCATCCCTGCATCCATCGAGATCCGGGAGAATATTCTCAACGATGACGACTATATTATGGCCGATCCTACCCAGATGCACCAGATCATCATGAATCTCTGCACAAATGGCTATCATGCCATGCGGGAGAAGGGCGGAACACTCAGTGTCAATCTTATCCAAACGGAGATCGACAAAGATGATCTACGGGTGGGGCGCCTTCATCTGCAGCCCGGCCCCTATGTCGTCCTCGAGATAAGCGATACCGGCGTAGGCATGGACCGGAATGTTCTTGAACGAATTTTTGATCCCTATTTCACCACCAGGGGAGAGAGCGGCGGCACAGGTATGGGGCTGGCCGTCGTCCATGGTATTGTCAGGGAGCATAGCGGGCATATCAGTGCCTACAGCGAACCGGGGGAGGGAACCACTTTCAGGGTGTATTTCCCGCAGATAATCGGGAGTGTCAGCAGACATGTTATCACCCAGAACAAACCTCTGCCTGGCGGCAGGGAAAGGATTTTGCTTGTCGATGATGAAGAGATTGTTCTCAACCTCGAGAAATCACTTCTGGAAAAGCTTGGCTACAGCATCACGGCCTTTCAGAGTCCCATAGAGGCATTGGAATTTTTTAAGAGACACGGCAGTTCCTTTGATCTGGTGATGACCGATATGACCATGCCAAAGATGAACGGCGCTGAGTTCACAAAAGAAATTTTAAAATACCGGCCCAATATACCGGTGGTAATCTGTACAGGATTCAGTGAACTGATTAACGAGGAGAAAGCCAGAACTATAGGTGCCTGCAAGTATGTAATGAAGCCCTTTATCCTCCGGGAAATAGCAGCGGCTCTGCGTGCCGTCCTTGATGGAGGAGATGCTGATGAAAGCCCGGAATAA
- a CDS encoding YceI family protein, whose translation MPQVNLITEISPEKLQSWIEEDINFLLIDTLAPEYHERVHIPQAQNCCVFQVTFPNRIEEITTDKHTPMVLYGANAGTMDAQSAAEKLHRSGYENIYILAGGIEGWRDAGLPLQGDAAALDEETQHLQPLQEGRYLVDPTKSSVVWAGRNPASRHYGNIVISAGELRVKKNEVSGDLHIDMNSITNINLEGDELQPVLVSHLKSDDFFDTDLYPSAQFEISGSTPLEENYRTSPNFGIQGRLNLKRKWADLIFPATINRLDDGSLTLEAHFDIDRTRWGVIYGSTRFFKHLGMHLVFDHLSIELRLVAEKNN comes from the coding sequence ATGCCGCAAGTGAACTTAATAACCGAAATCTCCCCCGAAAAACTACAAAGTTGGATAGAGGAAGATATCAATTTTCTTCTGATAGACACTCTGGCTCCTGAATACCACGAACGGGTTCACATTCCACAGGCACAAAATTGTTGTGTTTTTCAGGTAACTTTCCCGAATCGAATCGAAGAAATCACCACAGACAAACATACCCCCATGGTTCTCTATGGTGCAAACGCCGGCACCATGGACGCGCAGAGTGCCGCGGAAAAACTGCACAGGTCAGGATATGAAAATATATATATTCTAGCCGGCGGCATAGAGGGGTGGCGGGATGCCGGATTACCACTGCAGGGGGATGCCGCGGCACTTGATGAGGAAACACAGCACCTGCAGCCACTGCAGGAAGGCAGATATTTGGTCGATCCGACAAAAAGCAGCGTTGTCTGGGCAGGCAGGAATCCTGCCTCACGCCATTACGGCAACATTGTAATTTCCGCCGGGGAGTTGCGGGTGAAGAAGAACGAGGTCTCGGGGGATCTGCACATAGATATGAACTCCATAACCAACATAAACCTGGAGGGCGATGAACTGCAGCCCGTTCTTGTTTCCCATCTAAAATCCGATGACTTTTTCGATACCGATCTCTATCCCTCGGCCCAGTTTGAAATCAGCGGCTCGACTCCTCTCGAGGAAAACTATCGCACTTCTCCCAACTTCGGAATCCAAGGCCGCCTGAACCTCAAGAGAAAATGGGCAGATTTGATCTTCCCTGCCACCATCAACAGATTAGATGATGGAAGTCTGACCCTGGAGGCTCATTTTGATATTGATCGGACACGATGGGGGGTAATTTACGGGTCGACGAGATTTTTCAAGCACCTGGGAATGCACCTGGTATTTGATCATCTCAGCATCGAGTTGCGATTGGTTGCCGAAAAGAACAACTGA